The genomic interval ATGTTTTGTTTTCTAACATAACTTAAGCTCCTAAGCAAGCGAGTTCATGGAGGCAAAATCATCAGAGTAGAGCAGATAATCAAGCCCACCTTTATATTAATTCATAAGCTTGCAATACTTTCGTGAGCATCGTTTCAATGTATGATTCATTCAACACATCTGGTTTAATTAGAATGTTAAAGTAAATGGGTGAGAAAATAAGGTCGATTAACATATCTTCATCTTCACTATGAATATGCGGTTCAATGATTGATTTTAAGATGGCACGCTTTTTCAAGAAATATTCTTCCATAAAGCGCGCTTTCGCATTTGTATCATGATGGCTAACTAAAATCTCAATGACTGCGGTACCAATGGGTGTCTTATATATGTTCATCATTGTCACGAGAAAGCGATACAAATCATCATATAAATTGAAATACGCTGGATGAAATGTTTCTGCGCGCTCTAAAAACAGATCCATAATGATAAATGTTTTGTCTGGCCAACGACGGTAAATCGTCGCTTTTGAGACACCTGTATTTTCTGCAATCTGATCGATCGTAATTTGATTTAAATTATATTCTACGAGTAACCGTTCAATTTCTTCATAAATTTTTTGATTAATTGTGGGATCTTTGGGTCTTCCGGCCATAGTGACCTCCTTTGCTTCTATGTGCTATCCATTCAACAATTTCTAATATTATCATTGCACTTATAAACCACGCAACAAATCCTACTACAATACTTAACAACCAGAGATGTGTCACTTTTAACATTTCCCAAGTGACGACAATATCAACAAGGACGCCTATCATACCAAAAATTGCACCACGGCTGACATGTACTGCAACAACGTCGCCAAATTCCATTCCAGATAAGTACATAGATACGAGGAAAACCGCTGGAAACGTTGCAAAAATTCCACCAAACTCTTTCCAAGGCAAGACTTGGGAAATGATATAACTTAATACGACTGTGAAGCCGCCTACGATAAACTTGATTAATGCCGATTTCACTATTTTTCGCGCTCCTTATAAGAAATGTTGTATACCGAATAATGCACAAGAAATGATAAGCCAACACAATACTGAAAAAACAGTCCCTTTTTGAAAGCCATGTTTATGAATGTAAAGGACAGTTAGGCCGACAGTCACAATACAGGAGAGAATACCTAAAATGGCTCCAGAACTTAGACGAATCGACATTTGCACTAATGTATCACCATGATGGTCAATCGCTAGTGCAAAAATCGCAGCTAAGAAAACAGCTGGCATCGTCGCAATAACACCGCCAATTTTTCCACCTGCTTTTCCAGCGATAACAGAAGCTAAAGCAACAGCAAAGCCACCAATTAAAAAGCGTAATAAGACACTTGTCAAGGAGATCCCAAACATGAACGTGTGCCTCCTTAAGATTTAATTATTAAACGAAACGTTTCGTTTAATAATATCGTAACGCGCATCATTTTTAATGTAAAGGAATTAAACAAAATGACACGAAATGGGCATATTTATTTGTTAATTCTTTGAAAAAATTAAACGCTCATACACGAAAAATTAGAGTTGGGTTGTACGGCTATGGCGATTTATAAATATATTTCTAAAAAAGGATATGAAGGCAAGTATACGATTCTTAGAGAATAGTGTAAGAATAAGAAATAGAAGGAAATTAAAAAAGCAACTATACGGGTAGAAACACGCCCCGGTATAGCTGCTCAAGTAGACTGGAAAGAAGATATGGTCATGCATGATAAATTTGGCAAACGTTATCAATTCAATATCTTTCTTTGCATTCTACACTATTCAAAAATGAAGTATATCACATTAACTTGGGATAGAAAACAAGATACACTATTTCAATTCTAAAGAGTCGATGGTTAATTTTAGAAAAGGTAAATATTCAGTACCTACAAAATTTATTGGAGAGGAGGTTCAATTAATCTTTAATGAGTTGACTGACGAGTTATCAATCTACTTTGATGCCGAATTAATTAGAACGCATCATTTATCGGACAAAAAATTCAATTATGTTACCGAAGAGCAGCTCTCTTCTATCAATTGATGTCACTCAGATATGAAATGAAATCCAGAATCATAACGATGAATATCCCCTTTTGTAGTTGGGGGGATTCATTTAGTAACAAAATAGCGTCAGCAGCCATTATTGATAGGCTCATTCATCATTCAAAAACATTTAAAATAACACGGGATTCCTACCGACTTAAAGACTATAAAAGTGAAAAAAGTTTAAACATACGTCATTCTTAAACCGCTAAAAAACGACATTTTCAAACCGCTATTGACACACCAGCTGTAGAGAGGGCAATATCTCAAAAAGATAGCACAAAAAATAAGGGAACGTGCTGAGGGTATTGATTCATACCATTATTACAGAAGGAGGTAAAATACATGCTTTAGCTGGGACAGAAGTTTATTTTACTGCCGACTATTTGGAGTATATGTCGGAGTGGGCAAGAAGGTATGAGGGAGAAATATATATTAACAGAGAAAACTTTGAAGCGATGTAAGGCTTCCATGCAAGTATCAAAAATTCTAGAATTGGCGGAGCAGATGGAAAACATGGCATAGAGGAATACTTAAGAACGCATATGGTATATATGAATGTTGGGGATTAGCGCGTAACCCATAGTTGAATACAAACATGATGGATAATTTAATTATACGATCTTATCGATTTTAACTTTTGTTATTATAGAGGAGCTAGGACGTCATTTTCGTCTCAGCTCCTTTATGTGGATACCCTTGTATACATATATAAGAGGGAGGTTCCGTTTTACCCTTGCTAAAAACCCCTTGTCTTTCATGAATAATCTTTTGAAAATTGTAGGCTTAGTTGAAATTGATGGTTTTTCATATTGGCGGTTACACGTCCTTTTTGTGTATGCATCAACCGTTGTACAACATATAAACCTAAGCCCATACTGCCATTGCTTCTACTCATATCAAGGGTGTATGATCTTTGGAAAATATGTGTTTGTTTCCCTTCATTTAAAAGCTCATCTGTATCATTCACGATTAACACTTCAACATTACGATCGCGTTCATAAAAATGAATATGTGCATACGTTTTACTATATTTGAGAAGATTTTGAATGACATTGGCGAAAATTCTTTCTAAAATCTTAATATCTCCTTTGATGGGACTGACGGATGTCTCATCAAAGGTTATCTTTATATTGTGTGCTTGAAATTGATAGAAATAAAGTAAAAACTGTTCTTGTACGATTTCATTGATATGAATTGTGACGATGTTCAAAGGGTAATCTCTTGAATCAAGGCGTGTGATTTCATGAAATAAATCCACAGCATGAATTAAAGCGTCTGTTTTATCATTGATAATCTTCAAGTACTTGTCAGGATTGTCCTGAATTTCTTGTGTTTTTAACAAGTTAACGTACCCTTTAATTGCTGTTAAAGGGGTGCGTAAATCATGGGAAATATTGGTGATTTCTTGATTTAAATGCAACTGTTGTCTCTTATAGCTTCTAACTTCAGCTCTCTGAATTTCTAACGTATGGTTGATCGCTGTTATAAGTTTTTGCGTCTCTTTTTGTTGGGTTTCCGTTCTAATATACTGATTAGACGTAATATCTTGTTTTAAATAATTTAATTGTTGCGTTATTTTTGATAGATCTTGCCTAATAAGCAAATAACGTGTGGCCATCACCACGAGTATCAATACAAGTATACCGATTATGAGATATGACATGATTACGTTTCCTTATCTATTCATCATTGAATTCTGATTTTTTAAATATGACCTGTCCACAGAATAAAAACAAGAGGCTTAAAATGCCACCTATGATCCAGTTGTTTAAATCAAGTGTACTAGAATGTGTCATAAAGTTTTCGAAGTTTTGATTCAGACGTTCTCCAGGTGTCAGCTTATAAAGGTGATTAAAATGATGATTGAGATATGCTAATAACTGAAATAAGTGTGAAGATTGAAGATAAATAAGGCTCGTTAAAATGATAACGATTGCGATATTAATTTTAAAGCTATTTAGTGTATGTGCAAGTGCAAGGCCACCTAATATAAGGGGAGCCATATTGATTAATGAAATTAAGTATTGATTGAGTGATACATTGTCATATTCAAACAATGTTAGACCTAAAATCACTGTAATGATGGTACTGATTATGCACAGTAATGAAAAACTAATAAGATAAACTAAGAATTTCCCCCAGAATATGGTACTTCTAGATACATCAAATGAAACAGAGATTTTATTCATCAACTTATTTTCTTTGTGATTAACGAGTAAATTCATTGCAATACCTACAATCAATATGAGCGTACTTGCTGAAATGACATTAATATAAAAGAAATGCGCGTTACCGTATGGGAAATGTGAGTCCACTTGATTAAAATAAAATAATGTGACTGCAGCTAAAACCATGAGTACATTACATACAAGAATGTACAGGTATAGGGCTTTACTATTAAATACGCGATATAATTCACTTTTGATATAATTAATCATATGAATTCACCTTCTCTTTATTTAAAAAATAATCTTCTAAATCGGTTGTCTGAATTTTAAATTCTTCAATTTCTACGCCGTGTTCTAATAAGAGCTTATTTATTTGATGATTTTGAATAGGGGTAGGGTCAATCCATAGAGATTGATCATGTAAGACTTTATAATGAATGTCTTTTATATTTTCTTCTAAGACTTGTATCGCTTTTTCAACAGGAGAGGCTTTAATGACGAGATATTTCTTACCTTTTTGCAACATTTCTTCTTTTGTAATATCTTCAATAATTTTTCCGTCATCAATAAAAACAAATCGATGCGCAAGTTGTTCTAGTTCATTCAAAATATGACTTGAAATCAGTATTGTAATGCCATATTCATGATTGAGTTTCCGCATTAAATTCCGAAAATCTTTGATACCTTCAGCGTCTAATCCATTAATCGGTTCATCTAGCACTAACAGGTCAGGTCCTGAAAGCAGTGCTAAAGCAATATTTAAACGTTGTTTCATTCCTAGAGAATATTGCTTAACTTTTTTATTTACACTTTTAAGACCCACTTGAGTTAAAACTTTCTGAATGTTTTCTTTGCTTGCAAGACCGCGTTGGATACTGAAATAAGTTAAATTTTTCTCACCCGTAAAGGTTGAAATCCAAGCGGAATGTTCAATCATAAACCCTACACGTTTACGTATGTGTGGGTTTGATTTAGGATTTTCTCCAAAAAGCTCGATATGACCACTTGTGGGGAAAATTTGATTTGCGATAAGTTTAAAAAGTGTTGATTTACCAGCACCATTCCTTCCTATGAGTGCACATATTTGTCCTTGGTAAAGCTCAAAGTGAATATCTTGTAATCCATAGTTTGTTTTGAATTTTTTACTCAGACTTTCTGTTTTAATGATGGGACGCAATATCTCCAACTCCTTTGCTATTGATACTTAGAATATAACGAAAATAGCTTTAAGTAGTTCTAAGCAAAGTATAAAGAAACCATAAAGATTTCATATGAGCATAAATCCAATACCCCAGACGGTTTTGATATAGGTTTCATTAGTATGTTTAGAAATTTTCTTTCTAATATTAGAAATATGTACGTTGATAGTATTATCGTCACCGAAATAAATGCCTTGCACTTTTTCGTAGATTTTTTGTTTAGAAAAGGCATTTTCCGGTTGTGACATAAGCAATGTTAAAATATCGTATTCTGTATTTGTTAAATTCATTTCTATGTTTTTGATGTAGGCTTGATGCTTTGTGAGATCTAAGCGTAAATCTTTCCATACTAGGACTTCAGGATTTTTATGATGTTCTAAATTTCTTAATTGAACGGCTACACGTGCAGCAACTTCCTTTATGTCAAAAGGTTTTGTGATGTAATCATCAGCACCCTTATGCAATAAGTGAACTTTTTCTTCGATATCCACCTTAGCAGAAATCACAATGATTTTACTGTTTGTGTTTGCTTTAATGATAGGAAGAATTTCCTCGCCTGTCACTTCAGGTAGCATTAAATCTAATAGAATTAAGTCATAAGTATTTTTTTCTATACACGCCTGTGCTTCAAGCCCCGAATATACGATATGTGCTTTTATATTCATTTTTGTCAATGTTAAAGACAATATATGCGCAATATCAATATCATCTTCTATAATAAGTGCTTCATATTGCATCAGTATTCACCTCATCAGTACCATTCTTGATTAATCACTTCTATCATACCATTATCACGAAAGGATATTATAGATTGAAAAAGAACACTTTTCAGAAAAAAAGATAAATAAACTTTTCG from Staphylococcus sp. MI 10-1553 carries:
- a CDS encoding response regulator transcription factor; this encodes MQYEALIIEDDIDIAHILSLTLTKMNIKAHIVYSGLEAQACIEKNTYDLILLDLMLPEVTGEEILPIIKANTNSKIIVISAKVDIEEKVHLLHKGADDYITKPFDIKEVAARVAVQLRNLEHHKNPEVLVWKDLRLDLTKHQAYIKNIEMNLTNTEYDILTLLMSQPENAFSKQKIYEKVQGIYFGDDNTINVHISNIRKKISKHTNETYIKTVWGIGFMLI
- a CDS encoding ABC transporter ATP-binding protein, yielding MRPIIKTESLSKKFKTNYGLQDIHFELYQGQICALIGRNGAGKSTLFKLIANQIFPTSGHIELFGENPKSNPHIRKRVGFMIEHSAWISTFTGEKNLTYFSIQRGLASKENIQKVLTQVGLKSVNKKVKQYSLGMKQRLNIALALLSGPDLLVLDEPINGLDAEGIKDFRNLMRKLNHEYGITILISSHILNELEQLAHRFVFIDDGKIIEDITKEEMLQKGKKYLVIKASPVEKAIQVLEENIKDIHYKVLHDQSLWIDPTPIQNHQINKLLLEHGVEIEEFKIQTTDLEDYFLNKEKVNSYD
- a CDS encoding ATP-binding protein; translated protein: MKSRIITMNIPFCSWGDSFSNKIASAAIIDRLIHHSKTFKITRDSYRLKDYKSEKSLNIRHS
- a CDS encoding TetR/AcrR family transcriptional regulator, which translates into the protein MAGRPKDPTINQKIYEEIERLLVEYNLNQITIDQIAENTGVSKATIYRRWPDKTFIIMDLFLERAETFHPAYFNLYDDLYRFLVTMMNIYKTPIGTAVIEILVSHHDTNAKARFMEEYFLKKRAILKSIIEPHIHSEDEDMLIDLIFSPIYFNILIKPDVLNESYIETMLTKVLQAYELI
- a CDS encoding cation-translocating P-type ATPase; amino-acid sequence: MINYIKSELYRVFNSKALYLYILVCNVLMVLAAVTLFYFNQVDSHFPYGNAHFFYINVISASTLILIVGIAMNLLVNHKENKLMNKISVSFDVSRSTIFWGKFLVYLISFSLLCIISTIITVILGLTLFEYDNVSLNQYLISLINMAPLILGGLALAHTLNSFKINIAIVIILTSLIYLQSSHLFQLLAYLNHHFNHLYKLTPGERLNQNFENFMTHSSTLDLNNWIIGGILSLLFLFCGQVIFKKSEFNDE
- a CDS encoding Mu transposase domain-containing protein, encoding MVNFRKGKYSVPTKFIGEEVQLIFNELTDELSIYFDAELIRTHHLSDKKFNYVTEEQLSSIN
- a CDS encoding DUF3147 family protein, whose product is MKSALIKFIVGGFTVVLSYIISQVLPWKEFGGIFATFPAVFLVSMYLSGMEFGDVVAVHVSRGAIFGMIGVLVDIVVTWEMLKVTHLWLLSIVVGFVAWFISAMIILEIVEWIAHRSKGGHYGRKTQRSHN
- a CDS encoding DUF3147 family protein, producing the protein MFGISLTSVLLRFLIGGFAVALASVIAGKAGGKIGGVIATMPAVFLAAIFALAIDHHGDTLVQMSIRLSSGAILGILSCIVTVGLTVLYIHKHGFQKGTVFSVLCWLIISCALFGIQHFL
- a CDS encoding sensor histidine kinase, with translation MSYLIIGILVLILVVMATRYLLIRQDLSKITQQLNYLKQDITSNQYIRTETQQKETQKLITAINHTLEIQRAEVRSYKRQQLHLNQEITNISHDLRTPLTAIKGYVNLLKTQEIQDNPDKYLKIINDKTDALIHAVDLFHEITRLDSRDYPLNIVTIHINEIVQEQFLLYFYQFQAHNIKITFDETSVSPIKGDIKILERIFANVIQNLLKYSKTYAHIHFYERDRNVEVLIVNDTDELLNEGKQTHIFQRSYTLDMSRSNGSMGLGLYVVQRLMHTQKGRVTANMKNHQFQLSLQFSKDYS